DNA sequence from the Deinococcus humi genome:
CACGATGTTATGCCAGGTATGCCGTTTGAGCAGCATCGAATAGACGACCACGTAGGTCACAAAGCCCGCCAGGCTCATCCACGCAGCCAGGGGTGAGCCCCAGACCCACAGCATGATGAACGACAGGAGTTGCAGTGAGGTGCCGAAGATGGCCGCGTCGCGGGAGCTGATCAGCCCGCTGGTGGTGGGCCGCTTGGCCGTGCGCGCCATCTTGATGTCGATGTCGCGGTCGATAATCATGTTGAACACGCCCGCCGACCCGGCGGACATGAACCCGGCGACGCTGACCACGATCAGCAGCCACAGCCCCGGCCACCCGCGCGCCGCCATGAACATGGCCGCGACGGTGGTCCACAACAGCAGCGAGATCACCTTGGGTTTGGTCAGCGCCAGATAATCGCGCCAGCCGGCCCGAGTGGGTGTTCCGGACAGTCGGGTGGTCGTCATGCCGCCACCCCCGACAGAGCCGGGCGGGTGGCCCGCAGCGCCGTCAGTGCATGGTAGGTCAGCATCACGGCGGCCAGCCACAGCGCGCAGGCCAGCAGCAGGTGGGTCAGTTGCATCCACGCCGGGGCCTTGAACGCCACGTTGGCGAAGCCCGCGACCATCTGAAGACCCAGGACACTCCACATGTACAGGCTCCAGCGACTTACCTCTGCCGAGGGGCGCTCACGGCGCAGGAACAGACCCAGCCACACCAGGAAGGCCGCCGTCAACACCGCCAGCATGGGATGAACGACACGCAGGTTCTCGATCACGCCCGCCGTGGCCGCAAAATCGCGCCGCACCGTGTCGACCGGAGTGCCGTCGGCGGGCAGGAACAGCAGATCGCCCAGGGCCGTCACTGCGCCCGCCATGCCCAGCACCAGCACCAGGCCCAGGCCGGTGAAACTCCACAGCCCGGCCAGTCCCTGCCCGCGCAGTCGCAGGCGCGGTTTGCCCAAGGCCCACAGCGCGGTCAGCAGGAGCGCTCCCAGCAGAAGGAAGGTGTTGGCCAGATGAATACCCTGCACGAAGCCGCGCGCCGGATCGGTGCTCTGCGCGGTCAGACCCAGCAGCACCTGCACGCCGCCCACCAGCCCTTCCAGAAAAATCAGGCCCAGGCTGAGCAGCGCGCCGAAACGGGCCGGATGGCCGGGCCCGGTGACCAGAAAGGCCAGCGCCACCAGCGCGATGGCCAGCAGCCCGCTCACGCCGCTGGTCAGACGATGACTGAATTCGATCACCGTGTGAAGTGTCGGATTCTGCGGCACCACCACACCATTACACAGAGGCCAGTGGTCCCCGCAACCGGCCCCGGCCCCGGTCAAACGCACCACCGCACCCCACAGGATTACCAATACGTTGTAGGCCAGCGCCCCCCAGGCCAGCCGGGGCAACCACACCCCCGGCAGCGTGCGCGGGGCAGTCAGCGTTCTGCTCAACTCCTCACCTTCCCTTGTCGCCCGGTGCTCTGCCACGCATGAAAGCTGTCAGAGACCGGGCAGCGAATGACAGAACATATTCTACTCGCCTATACCGGCGGCGGATTGTCCCCCACTGGGAATTGGGCGGCACAAACCTCTAGGGTCCTGGGGCACAAGGGGCTCAAGGACCTGTCCTCTCGCCTTACCCCTTGCCGCGACTCCTTGGGTCACCCGACTCACCCCTTCGTCCGGGCCATCCCGCCCACAGCCCGGCCCTAGACTGCCCGGTGATATGGCAGCAATCATCAACGAGTGGGCGGTCATCATGATCGTTTTGAGTGGAATCGCCCTGTGTACGGGCGTGTACTTTATTCGCACGGGCAGGCGCGTGTGGCACATGCGCGCCATGCTCACCGCCAGCGCCCTGGCCACGGTCTTTCTGGTGCTGTACCTGACCCGTCTGGGCCTGGGCTACGAGAAGGTCTTCACCGGGCCGCAGGAGTGGCGGCCTGCGTACTACATTCTCCTCATCAGCCACATCATCCTGGCCGCCGCCAATCTGCCGCTGGCCCTGGTGGCCCTGTGGAACGCCTGGAATGGCCTGAAGCGGGCCGGAACGCTCGAGAATATCGAAGCGCCCGCCGCCCGCCCCTACTTCAACCGCCACCGTGCGTGGGTGCGCTGGACCGTGCCGGTGTGGCTGTACGTGGCGGTGACAGGCTGGATCATCTACCTGGTGCTGGGCCGATGGGGCGAGGTGGTCACCGGGTAACACCGGCCCACAAGAAGCGCCACTCCGATCCCGACAAACGGAACCTGGAGCGGCGCTTTGTACAGCTGGGCTGTACCTCCAGCCGATCTGAGACCTGACTGGGTCAGGCTTTAGGCGGGAACGCCAGATGGCCCTCGAAGTGCCAGCCGCTGAACTTGTAAGGCTTCTTCTCGATCAGTGTGCCGCGCATGATGCCGTGCTGGGTGTTGACCTGCACGTCGCAGCGGCCCTGGCCCTGGCAGTTTTTCTGCAAAGCCTCGATATCGCTTTCCAATGTACCGGCGGGCAGCGTCTTGCCCTCGGCGTAGATCGCCAGCTTCTTGTTTGGCTGCACCACATATTTTCCTTCCAGAATCAGCATCCCTTCAGAATACGCGATGGCAGTAAAGAAGAATGTTCCACGGCCAGAGCAGGGCTCCCTCTGTCACCTGGGGAGAGACGCCCGCACAGGCCTACACTGCGCGGGTGAGCCTCACGCCTGAACCGCAGACCCCAGGCCAGTCCACCGCCGGCCAGAACGTGCTGCACCTGCCCGAGTTCCGCGCCATGCTGCTGGCCGCCGTGACCAGCACGCTGGCCAGCCGCGCCGTGGCCCTGACGGTGGCCTACCAGCTGTACCAGATCACCAAAAACCCGCTGACGCTCGGCATCCTGGGACTGGTGGAGGCCATTCCAGCCCTGAGCCTGGCGCTGTTCGGCGGCGTGGTGGCGGACCGCAATGACCGCCGCCGCATCCTGCTCA
Encoded proteins:
- a CDS encoding COX15/CtaA family protein, which produces MSRTLTAPRTLPGVWLPRLAWGALAYNVLVILWGAVVRLTGAGAGCGDHWPLCNGVVVPQNPTLHTVIEFSHRLTSGVSGLLAIALVALAFLVTGPGHPARFGALLSLGLIFLEGLVGGVQVLLGLTAQSTDPARGFVQGIHLANTFLLLGALLLTALWALGKPRLRLRGQGLAGLWSFTGLGLVLVLGMAGAVTALGDLLFLPADGTPVDTVRRDFAATAGVIENLRVVHPMLAVLTAAFLVWLGLFLRRERPSAEVSRWSLYMWSVLGLQMVAGFANVAFKAPAWMQLTHLLLACALWLAAVMLTYHALTALRATRPALSGVAA
- a CDS encoding DUF420 domain-containing protein; protein product: MAAIINEWAVIMIVLSGIALCTGVYFIRTGRRVWHMRAMLTASALATVFLVLYLTRLGLGYEKVFTGPQEWRPAYYILLISHIILAAANLPLALVALWNAWNGLKRAGTLENIEAPAARPYFNRHRAWVRWTVPVWLYVAVTGWIIYLVLGRWGEVVTG